A genomic stretch from Caldicellulosiruptoraceae bacterium PP1 includes:
- a CDS encoding SpoIIIAC/SpoIIIAD family protein, with translation MELFNVIIICLVSLIFVIIIKKTQPEFSLLITIITGIAVFFIIYDKIAFIIGEIIEMNNKVFGSSEYIGSLIKMTGIALITDYASNICKDSGESAFAFKIELAGKVIILFLSLPILFSLINFISKFI, from the coding sequence ATGGAGCTATTTAATGTTATTATAATCTGTTTAGTTTCTTTGATATTTGTAATTATTATAAAAAAAACACAACCAGAGTTTTCTTTATTAATTACAATTATAACAGGAATTGCAGTCTTTTTTATTATATATGACAAAATAGCATTTATAATTGGAGAAATTATTGAAATGAACAATAAGGTTTTTGGTTCAAGCGAATATATTGGCTCACTAATAAAAATGACTGGAATAGCTTTAATTACAGACTATGCTTCAAATATATGCAAAGACAGTGGTGAGAGTGCATTTGCATTTAAAATTGAATTAGCAGGTAAGGTTATAATATTGTTTCTATCGTTACCAATTCTTTTTTCACTAATCAATTTTATATCAAAATTTATATAA
- a CDS encoding stage III sporulation protein AE encodes MIKQLLKCCTILIIIAAVFIGQTSFASSNTNQDEYDYYNKLKKISEKFSNDDFYKNISEGILSNKKQDKAFLIKNIVNNIFKEIDLTFSQVLIIMIICLIYSILFNVQNSFKTAEVSKATFYAFLLVIVTIVLKNLEGVLKLTYSTLSKSTSFIESLTPIVLTVLASSGYITYATVINPLIAFSVVFSSQILLNLVTPISSIYLLISIIANIDERVNLKKLLGFIKTLILWCAIFGLAVFTGLISVEGFTGASVDNFTAKSIKYTVGNFVPVVGKILSDAADAIAGSLSLVKNTTTVFGLVFLLLIIGIPLLKILIISFVFRLASSLIEIYSDKKFAQFMSDYADNLMILFAVVFASMALFLISFTAILFTVQIGR; translated from the coding sequence ATGATAAAGCAATTATTAAAGTGTTGCACAATTCTTATTATAATAGCAGCAGTTTTTATTGGACAAACCTCTTTTGCAAGTAGTAATACAAATCAAGATGAATATGATTATTATAATAAACTTAAAAAGATTTCTGAGAAGTTTTCTAACGATGATTTTTATAAAAACATTTCAGAAGGGATATTGTCAAACAAAAAACAAGATAAAGCTTTTTTAATAAAAAATATAGTGAATAATATTTTTAAAGAAATTGATTTAACTTTTTCACAAGTATTAATAATAATGATTATTTGTTTAATTTATTCAATTTTATTTAATGTCCAAAATTCTTTTAAGACAGCAGAAGTATCAAAAGCTACATTCTATGCCTTTTTATTGGTTATTGTTACAATAGTTCTTAAAAACCTTGAAGGAGTATTAAAACTTACATATTCTACTTTATCCAAATCTACAAGTTTTATTGAATCTCTAACACCAATTGTTTTAACTGTATTAGCATCATCTGGATATATAACATATGCTACAGTAATAAATCCATTAATAGCTTTTTCGGTTGTATTTTCTTCTCAGATTTTATTAAATTTAGTAACACCTATAAGCTCAATTTATCTTTTAATTAGTATTATTGCTAATATTGATGAACGAGTAAACTTAAAAAAGCTGCTTGGATTTATAAAAACTCTTATTTTATGGTGTGCTATTTTTGGACTTGCTGTATTTACTGGACTAATTTCTGTTGAAGGGTTTACTGGAGCATCTGTTGATAATTTTACAGCTAAATCAATAAAATACACTGTTGGGAATTTTGTACCTGTAGTAGGGAAAATATTATCTGATGCTGCGGATGCAATAGCTGGATCATTAAGTTTAGTTAAGAATACAACAACAGTATTTGGACTTGTGTTTTTACTTCTTATAATTGGTATTCCTCTTTTAAAGATATTAATAATCTCATTTGTTTTTAGATTAGCATCATCACTTATTGAAATTTATTCTGACAAAAAATTTGCTCAATTTATGTCCGATTATGCTGATAATTTAATGATTCTTTTTGCAGTTGTATTTGCATCAATGGCTTTATTTTTAATATCTTTCACAGCAATACTATTTACAGTTCAAATTGGGCGGTGA
- the spoIIIAC gene encoding stage III sporulation protein AC — protein MNIDLIFKIAAVGIIVAVLNQVLIKTGREEQAMLTTLTGLIIVLIIVVDLIKKLFDTVKSVFNLF, from the coding sequence ATGAATATAGATTTAATATTTAAAATAGCTGCAGTAGGAATTATTGTTGCAGTTTTGAATCAGGTGCTTATAAAAACCGGACGTGAAGAACAAGCAATGCTAACTACATTAACAGGTTTGATAATTGTTTTAATTATTGTTGTTGATCTTATAAAAAAACTTTTTGATACAGTAAAATCTGTTTTTAATCTATTTTAA